CGGTAGAAGAGGTGTCATTCTCGTTTATAATTGGAATGTAGTCGTTCTTCACCAGCACATTTACGGTGTTAATGATGTTTTGACGGGAATCTTCATTGCTAAAGTCGTTGGGCGACAGCAAACACTGGCCTATTAGCAATCCAAGTTCCCTGAAGCTTTCCTGGAAAATTCGCATGAGGTGCGGCTGCCCAATGGAGGCCAAAGCCTGCTTTACATCTATATTCTCGCCGCTGCGTTCAAGGTTCACAAATTGCTTGGCTACAGCTACAGCCCCCGAACTGATGATCACGAACTCGTAATCGTCTTTTAAGGCGGCAATCTGCCGGCCTATATCCTCAATTTTTCCTCTCGAAATATGGTCGGTTTCTCTGGTTAGCGTATTAGAACCTAATTTTAAAAGTATCCTCTTTTTCTTCTTTGGAGTTTCCATTTGTATATTATTCTGTTCTAAAATTTTATCGAGTTTGTCCATTTCCGTGAATATACCATTTATTGGTTACTAAATGCTGAAGGCCAATGGGCCCACGCTGGTGTAGTTTATCTGTACTAATGGCAAGCTCTCCACCAAGTCCTAATTGTCCGCCATCAGTAAATCTGGTCGAAGCATTGTGGTAAACTGCTGCGTTATCTACATTTTCCATGAATTTTTGCGCAGCCTTGTCGTCTTTTGAAATAATGGAAGCCGAATGCCCGCCAGAATATTTGTTGATCTTGGCAATAGCTTCAGTTACCGAATCTACTTCCCCTATCAATGCTTTATAGTCGAGAAATTCCTCATACCACTCATCTTCGCTCTTAAGAGGTCTTGTTCCGTCAAGATCTTCAAGAGACCTGTCGGCAATAATCTCTACATTGTGCTCCTTCAGGGTGTCTAAAAGCTCATTTATGAACTCTTTTTTATTCGGAAGCCTTGAATCGATCAATACTTTATCTACGGCGTTACAGGCCGAAATTTTTCCTGTTTTACCGTTTAAGATCACATCAAGGGCAATATTGGTATCGGCATTTTCGTGGATGTAAACGAAGTTGTTTCCGCGTCCGCTCACTATCACCTGTGCCGAAGAATTTTCTTTAACGAATTTAATAAGGCGTTCTCCCCCACGTGGTACCACAAGGTCTACCTGCTGATTTGGGTTGGCGAGAAACTCCTGAGTCTGTTTTCTGTCAAACTGAAGGTATTCTACCCAGTTTGGAGAAATATTGTTCTCTTCAAGGGCCTGGTGCCAAAGTTTTACAATTTCCAGGTTTGAATTAAGGGA
This Salinimicrobium tongyeongense DNA region includes the following protein-coding sequences:
- a CDS encoding glutamate-5-semialdehyde dehydrogenase produces the protein MNTQLTIDERNAVLVSMANLVEKEKDNILKANKIDLDSYSGDDLAMEDRLKVDDAKIEGMISSLKHLASQEDPVGVERFSFKHENGMQVYNRTASFGTVMIIYESRPDVTVEAAGIAFKSGNKILLKGGKESLNSNLEIVKLWHQALEENNISPNWVEYLQFDRKQTQEFLANPNQQVDLVVPRGGERLIKFVKENSSAQVIVSGRGNNFVYIHENADTNIALDVILNGKTGKISACNAVDKVLIDSRLPNKKEFINELLDTLKEHNVEIIADRSLEDLDGTRPLKSEDEWYEEFLDYKALIGEVDSVTEAIAKINKYSGGHSASIISKDDKAAQKFMENVDNAAVYHNASTRFTDGGQLGLGGELAISTDKLHQRGPIGLQHLVTNKWYIHGNGQTR
- the proB gene encoding glutamate 5-kinase yields the protein METPKKKKRILLKLGSNTLTRETDHISRGKIEDIGRQIAALKDDYEFVIISSGAVAVAKQFVNLERSGENIDVKQALASIGQPHLMRIFQESFRELGLLIGQCLLSPNDFSNEDSRQNIINTVNVLVKNDYIPIINENDTSSTDAIKFGDNDNLAAQTAALLDVDLFIIATNTHGVYKKGTIEAKTPETIRKVSDLEELKKEVMSETKSTHGTGGMESKVSAAEITQKAKIETWIVNGLDENFILNAINDKVHFTRIHH